From the Temnothorax longispinosus isolate EJ_2023e chromosome 6, Tlon_JGU_v1, whole genome shotgun sequence genome, one window contains:
- the Tyf gene encoding uncharacterized protein Tyf isoform X4, translating into MLNDNELRALLDEAITYKRPKDREGKSNLFKELLQEAEADETEEGRRVISNSRCLPGSNRRRHKRESVSERLTHGGSLQNLAQPIASEFDSSFAYLTSSSCHTYGSSRRKNKKYTGPSVSARQREGGSLPSNVNASHNLASLANLDLTFDKKKSFYEERSAYDWTNKEKSKSLDKPSYTSTKKEEKEKEKKELKRDTAGSSGEGESETREKRASKGKYGTNEMLESDNPPPEYKSDYMVIDLGDVEVGAISERNVGSTASGIQRPRSLDTENDEGTELKIIEPRKPIHYVTRATFDITQTPVDTTIEFPIRDHKQEKSKMSVNGTEVTGALFQPHNSVKCSIGGASNGSSTSQSKIVPSLCSVMPASWQTQNITMEGPRYTTQHITMKDPSVSGEKKSLDENGNAVQTYNGERKKPRRKHTQEHNVKVYNAENVEGHRKDIVEDIDSLINFIENKESKSKKGKTGNPVRVKISSGTKPRTREKDTKREQLPSKLKKSNSLEEISKTKLEDLTTEKSVSSSGASSVSSQHGVNIALRRPKQRSTGDATVDSRGDRRSWGTEEGQSIYCNDTGEDYTSRRNSNKKINPEPEHETEFLVVTKKKKSKKQRRSSSGGRAQNLTTSGSYLQNSRGFSNDYRTPLSPELRRKSASSMPPSDKSADSSDLDSVHSLPVTSNTSKHNLAKVATSSGGTPQASYADIARMATINMTHNLTMSAMLNTSSWPSVPPKTPSEPDKVPQDYYPSLDELQHSERKARQQQAQSNHAAASLGLAFEKPLSPTLTKMKNSSDRKKAEAQEEAINKNIQVFKYVQDIEKMHESLTQATEHKEQKHASCSNYSPNSNETTAINAVTPRYNNSTTMNYNPVDTDNNPNCTVNNKDSVTFPRVNNPRPRRNYVHSNQNVQTQGMYEEQHVKKPASSYHEEAVKKSHNTDVPQSESKTNPTCASHDGADAQKLKTAKPTQDSQSVESESGSNKTTSSDPRTARIAKEYQNTTMKHDAKVGVCQPQNSKQDNQQRDDVESKKTKSPNAQSDKDQSQRPSAETQQTKSSTPRPAVILLDETSSDIAKNNNLPTELTFGFEINELLLSEDNGNEEATPTITANPAFSPAIPPLVNKPPPNNFERNPPLFAEKPVRYDKFSSNYHMQQPNAHPVTPVHPVMVQPLPYMSYPTRFAPPTYLPPPPPPPPGIMEKFHPPKEDFSMLYVAPEEELNVQTYNHDKIVSFVGLAWDAVMREMPVTTGRIQFYSGQ; encoded by the exons ATGCTAAATGATAATGAGTTACGGGCTTTACTGGATGAAGCTATAACATACAAACGTCCGAAAGATCGGGAAGGAAAGTCTAATCTTTTTAAA GAACTTTTGCAAGAGGCAGAAGCGGACGAGACTGAGGAAGGCCGTAGAGTGATATCTAATTCACGCTGTCTTCCGGGCTCAAATCGCAGGAGGCATAAACGGGAGTCTGTGTCCGAGCGTTTGACACACGGCGGATCATTGCAGAATTTAGCGCAGCCTATAGCTTCGGAATTCGATAGTAGTTTTGCTTATCTGACGTCTAGTTCGTGTCATACTTACGGAAGTAGTAGgaggaagaataaaaaatacacaggACCCAGTGTCTCTGCTAGACAGAGAGAAGGTGGATCATTACCGTCGAATGTAAATGCATCGCATAACCTTGCTTCTTTGGCTAATTTAGATCTAACATTCGATAAGAAG AAGAGCTTCTACGAGGAACGGTCAGCTTATGATTGGACCAATAAGGAAAAATCCAAGTCTCTAGACAAACCATCGTACACCAGTacaaagaaagaggagaaggagaaagagaaaaaggaattgAAAAGAGACACCGCTGGTAGTTCAGGCGAGGGAGAATCTGAAACACGAGAGAAACGAGCCAGCAAAGGAAAATACGGAACAAATGAAATGCTGGAGTCAGATAATCCACCCCCGGAATATAAATCGGATTACATGGTCATCGATTTGGGTGATGTTGAG GTAGGTGCTATCAGTGAAAGAAATGTAGGATCTACGGCAAGTGGGATTCAGAGGCCTCGCTCGTTAGACACTGAAAATGATGAAGGGACCGAATTGAAAATTATCGAACCGCGCAAACCGATCCATTATGTCACACGAGCAACTTTCGATATAACACAGACACCTGTGGACACCACTATAGAGTTTCCTATACGTGATCATAAGCAAGAGAAATCAAAAATGTCTGTTAATGGTACAGAGGTGACAGGGGCATTGTTTCAACCACACAACAGCGTAAAATGCAGTATAGGTGGGGCTTCAAATGGTTCTAGCACTAGCCAGAGCAAAATCGTACCTAGTTTATGCTCCGTGATGCCGGCATCTTGGCAAACGCAAAATATAACAATGG AAGGTCCCAGGTATACAACGCAGCACATCACGATGAAAGATCCATCCGTGTCGGGGGAGAAGAAGTCGTTAGACGAAAACGGAAATGCTGTGCAGACATATAACGGTGAACGGAAGAAGCCTAGGAGAAAACACACTCAGGAACACAATGTCAAAGTTTACAATGCCGAAAATGTCGAAGGCCATCGTAAGGATATCGTCGAAGATATCGACAGTCTAATTAACTTCATTGAGAATAAGGAATCCAAGAGCAAAAAGGGAAAGACCGGTAATCCCGTTAGAGTGAAGATTAGTTCCGGCACAAAACCGAGAACCAGGGAGAAGGATACAAAGAGAGAACAGTTGCCTTCcaagttaaaaaaatctaattccCTGGAAGAGATCTCGAAGACAAAATTAGAGGATCTCACGACGGAGAAAAGTGTTAGTTCCAGCGGTGCCAGCAGCGTGTCCAGTCAACacg GCGTAAATATAGCATTGCGACGTCCGAAACAAAGAAGCACCGGAGATGCGACAGTTGATAGTCGAGGCGACAGGCGATCCTGGGGGACAGAGGAAGGTCAGTCGATATATTGCAATGACACGGGAGAAGATTACACGAGCCGTCGTAATTCCAACAAAAAGATTAATCCGGAACCGGAGCACGAGACGGAATTTCTGGTAGttacgaaaaagaaaaagagcaaGAAACAAAGAAGAAGCTCCAGTGGCGGCAGGGCGCAAAACCTGACGACATCAGGATCGTATCTCCAGAATTCCAGAGGATTCTCTAACGACTATAGGACACCTCTTTCTCCCGAACTCCGAAGAAAATCGGCTAGCAGCATGCCTCCGAG CGACAAATCGGCAGATAGTAGCGATTTGGATTCAGTTCACTCGTTGCCGGTTACATCGAACACCTCAAAGCACAATTTGGCCAAAGTTGCAACATCGTCGGGCGGCACTCCGCAGGCGAGTTACGCGGACATAGCGCGCATGGCTACCATCAACATGACACACAATCTGACCATGTCCGCCATGCTAAACACGTCGTCGTGGCCCAGTGTTCCACCCAAGACTCCTTCAGAACCGGATAAAGTGCCTCAAGATTATTATCCGAGTCTAGACGAGTTGCAGCATTCGGAGAGGAAAGCTAGGCAGCAACAGGCCCAATCGAACCATGCAGCAGCGAGTCTGGGTCTGGCTTTCGAGAAGCCACTTTCGCCGACTCTGACGAAGATGAAAAATTCGTCAGATCGAAAGAAAGCCGAAGCTCAGGAAGAGGCCATCAATAAGAACATCCAAGTGTTTAAATATGTGCAAGATATCGAGAAGATGCACGAAAGCCTAACGCAAGCAACAGAACACAAGGAACAGAAACATGCGAGTTGTAGCAATTACAGCCCGAATTCAAACGAGACTACCGCGATAAACGCCGTAACGCCAAGATACAATAATAGTACAACGATGAATTATAATCCAGTCGATACCGATAACAATCCTAATTGCACCGTCAACAATAAAGATTCTGTTACGTTTCCACGAGTCAACAATCCTCGCCCTCGTAGGAATTACGTACACAGTAATCAAAATGTACAAACTCAGGGAATGTACGAAGAGCAACACGTTAAAAAGCCTGCGTCTTCTTATCACGAGGAGGCAGTCAAGAAATCGCATAATACCGACGTCCCGCAGTCCGAGAGCAAGACTAATCCAACGTGCGCGTCGCACGACGGCGCGGACGCGCAGAAGTTGAAAACTGCGAAACCTACGCAGGACTCGCAGAGCGTTGAATCTGAATCTGGAAGTAACAAGACGACTAGCAGCGATCCAAGGACAGCGAGGATCGCGAAGGAGTATCAGAACACCACGATGAAGCACGATGCGAAAGTGGGAGTCTGTCAACCGCAAAACTCGAAACAAGATAATCAGCAGCGCGACGACGTGGAAAGCAAGAAGACGAAGTCGCCGAACGCGCAGTCCGATAAGGACCAGTCGCAAAGACCGTCCGCGGAGACGCAGCAGACGAAGAGTTCGACTCCTAGACCCGCGGTGATCCTGTTGGACGAAACTTCCTCGGACATCGCGAAGAACAACAATCTGCCGACGGAACTCACGTTCGGCTTCGAGATAAACGAGTTGCTGCTCTCGGAGGATAACGGCAACGAGGAGGCGACTCCGACGATCACGGCGAATCCGGCTTTTTCCCCGGCCATACCGCCGCTCGTCAATAAACCGCCGCCCAACAATTTCGAGAGGAATCCGCCGTTGTTCGCCGAGAAACCCGTGAGATACGACAAGTTCTCGTCCAATTATCACATGCAGCAGCCGAACGCTCATCCCGTGACGCCTGTGCATCCGGTCATGGTGCAACCGTTGCCGTACATGAGCTATCCCACCAGATTCGCGCCACCCACGTATCTGCCACCGCCGCCTCCACCGCCACCCGGAATCATGGAGAAGTTTCACCCGCCTAAGGAAGATTTCTCTATGCTCTACGTAGCGCCCGAGGAAGAACTGAATGTGCAGACGTACAACCACGATAAGATCGTGTCGTTCGTTGGCTTAG CATGGGACGCTGTCATGAGAGAAATGCCAGTGACAACCGGCCGTATACAGTTTTACAGCGGACAGTGA
- the Tyf gene encoding uncharacterized protein Tyf isoform X1, translating into MSTADTALSISIKMAPGPEHRQEPVAPDKIAESDRAADVDAAASVVAVAAAAAAAADVVIDVENVNVASTTGSDNTNNSNDNNNDDDDDHSVAVAAVAVTAVEQTSNIEIAPANFAAGAADSISSPPSSGADSKQEEPPTLSMLNDNELRALLDEAITYKRPKDREGKSNLFKELLQEAEADETEEGRRVISNSRCLPGSNRRRHKRESVSERLTHGGSLQNLAQPIASEFDSSFAYLTSSSCHTYGSSRRKNKKYTGPSVSARQREGGSLPSNVNASHNLASLANLDLTFDKKKSFYEERSAYDWTNKEKSKSLDKPSYTSTKKEEKEKEKKELKRDTAGSSGEGESETREKRASKGKYGTNEMLESDNPPPEYKSDYMVIDLGDVEVGAISERNVGSTASGIQRPRSLDTENDEGTELKIIEPRKPIHYVTRATFDITQTPVDTTIEFPIRDHKQEKSKMSVNGTEVTGALFQPHNSVKCSIGGASNGSSTSQSKIVPSLCSVMPASWQTQNITMEGPRYTTQHITMKDPSVSGEKKSLDENGNAVQTYNGERKKPRRKHTQEHNVKVYNAENVEGHRKDIVEDIDSLINFIENKESKSKKGKTGNPVRVKISSGTKPRTREKDTKREQLPSKLKKSNSLEEISKTKLEDLTTEKSVSSSGASSVSSQHGVNIALRRPKQRSTGDATVDSRGDRRSWGTEEGQSIYCNDTGEDYTSRRNSNKKINPEPEHETEFLVVTKKKKSKKQRRSSSGGRAQNLTTSGSYLQNSRGFSNDYRTPLSPELRRKSASSMPPSDKSADSSDLDSVHSLPVTSNTSKHNLAKVATSSGGTPQASYADIARMATINMTHNLTMSAMLNTSSWPSVPPKTPSEPDKVPQDYYPSLDELQHSERKARQQQAQSNHAAASLGLAFEKPLSPTLTKMKNSSDRKKAEAQEEAINKNIQVFKYVQDIEKMHESLTQATEHKEQKHASCSNYSPNSNETTAINAVTPRYNNSTTMNYNPVDTDNNPNCTVNNKDSVTFPRVNNPRPRRNYVHSNQNVQTQGMYEEQHVKKPASSYHEEAVKKSHNTDVPQSESKTNPTCASHDGADAQKLKTAKPTQDSQSVESESGSNKTTSSDPRTARIAKEYQNTTMKHDAKVGVCQPQNSKQDNQQRDDVESKKTKSPNAQSDKDQSQRPSAETQQTKSSTPRPAVILLDETSSDIAKNNNLPTELTFGFEINELLLSEDNGNEEATPTITANPAFSPAIPPLVNKPPPNNFERNPPLFAEKPVRYDKFSSNYHMQQPNAHPVTPVHPVMVQPLPYMSYPTRFAPPTYLPPPPPPPPGIMEKFHPPKEDFSMLYVAPEEELNVQTYNHDKIVSFVGLAWDAVMREMPVTTGRIQFYSGQ; encoded by the exons ATGAGCACGGCGGACACCGCGCTGTCAATCTCGATCAAGATGGCCCCAGGGCCGGAACACCGTCAGGAACCGGTAGCTCCTGACAAAATCGCCGAGAGCGATCGTGCCGCCGACGTCGACGCCGCTGCctccgtcgtcgccgtcgctgccgccgccgccgctgccgccgatGTTGTTATCGATGTAGAGAACGTCAACGTCGCATCGACGACCGGTAGCGACAACACCAACAACAGTAACGACAacaacaacgacgacgacgacgaccactCTGTCGCCGTTGCTGCCGTCGCCGTCACCGCCGTGGAGCAAACTTCGAACATCGAGATTGCTCCGGCTAATTTTGCCGCTGGCGCCGCCGATTCGATCAGCTCGCCGCCGAGCAGCGGCGCCGACAGCAAACAG GAGGAACCACCAACCCTGTCTATGCTAAATGATAATGAGTTACGGGCTTTACTGGATGAAGCTATAACATACAAACGTCCGAAAGATCGGGAAGGAAAGTCTAATCTTTTTAAA GAACTTTTGCAAGAGGCAGAAGCGGACGAGACTGAGGAAGGCCGTAGAGTGATATCTAATTCACGCTGTCTTCCGGGCTCAAATCGCAGGAGGCATAAACGGGAGTCTGTGTCCGAGCGTTTGACACACGGCGGATCATTGCAGAATTTAGCGCAGCCTATAGCTTCGGAATTCGATAGTAGTTTTGCTTATCTGACGTCTAGTTCGTGTCATACTTACGGAAGTAGTAGgaggaagaataaaaaatacacaggACCCAGTGTCTCTGCTAGACAGAGAGAAGGTGGATCATTACCGTCGAATGTAAATGCATCGCATAACCTTGCTTCTTTGGCTAATTTAGATCTAACATTCGATAAGAAG AAGAGCTTCTACGAGGAACGGTCAGCTTATGATTGGACCAATAAGGAAAAATCCAAGTCTCTAGACAAACCATCGTACACCAGTacaaagaaagaggagaaggagaaagagaaaaaggaattgAAAAGAGACACCGCTGGTAGTTCAGGCGAGGGAGAATCTGAAACACGAGAGAAACGAGCCAGCAAAGGAAAATACGGAACAAATGAAATGCTGGAGTCAGATAATCCACCCCCGGAATATAAATCGGATTACATGGTCATCGATTTGGGTGATGTTGAG GTAGGTGCTATCAGTGAAAGAAATGTAGGATCTACGGCAAGTGGGATTCAGAGGCCTCGCTCGTTAGACACTGAAAATGATGAAGGGACCGAATTGAAAATTATCGAACCGCGCAAACCGATCCATTATGTCACACGAGCAACTTTCGATATAACACAGACACCTGTGGACACCACTATAGAGTTTCCTATACGTGATCATAAGCAAGAGAAATCAAAAATGTCTGTTAATGGTACAGAGGTGACAGGGGCATTGTTTCAACCACACAACAGCGTAAAATGCAGTATAGGTGGGGCTTCAAATGGTTCTAGCACTAGCCAGAGCAAAATCGTACCTAGTTTATGCTCCGTGATGCCGGCATCTTGGCAAACGCAAAATATAACAATGG AAGGTCCCAGGTATACAACGCAGCACATCACGATGAAAGATCCATCCGTGTCGGGGGAGAAGAAGTCGTTAGACGAAAACGGAAATGCTGTGCAGACATATAACGGTGAACGGAAGAAGCCTAGGAGAAAACACACTCAGGAACACAATGTCAAAGTTTACAATGCCGAAAATGTCGAAGGCCATCGTAAGGATATCGTCGAAGATATCGACAGTCTAATTAACTTCATTGAGAATAAGGAATCCAAGAGCAAAAAGGGAAAGACCGGTAATCCCGTTAGAGTGAAGATTAGTTCCGGCACAAAACCGAGAACCAGGGAGAAGGATACAAAGAGAGAACAGTTGCCTTCcaagttaaaaaaatctaattccCTGGAAGAGATCTCGAAGACAAAATTAGAGGATCTCACGACGGAGAAAAGTGTTAGTTCCAGCGGTGCCAGCAGCGTGTCCAGTCAACacg GCGTAAATATAGCATTGCGACGTCCGAAACAAAGAAGCACCGGAGATGCGACAGTTGATAGTCGAGGCGACAGGCGATCCTGGGGGACAGAGGAAGGTCAGTCGATATATTGCAATGACACGGGAGAAGATTACACGAGCCGTCGTAATTCCAACAAAAAGATTAATCCGGAACCGGAGCACGAGACGGAATTTCTGGTAGttacgaaaaagaaaaagagcaaGAAACAAAGAAGAAGCTCCAGTGGCGGCAGGGCGCAAAACCTGACGACATCAGGATCGTATCTCCAGAATTCCAGAGGATTCTCTAACGACTATAGGACACCTCTTTCTCCCGAACTCCGAAGAAAATCGGCTAGCAGCATGCCTCCGAG CGACAAATCGGCAGATAGTAGCGATTTGGATTCAGTTCACTCGTTGCCGGTTACATCGAACACCTCAAAGCACAATTTGGCCAAAGTTGCAACATCGTCGGGCGGCACTCCGCAGGCGAGTTACGCGGACATAGCGCGCATGGCTACCATCAACATGACACACAATCTGACCATGTCCGCCATGCTAAACACGTCGTCGTGGCCCAGTGTTCCACCCAAGACTCCTTCAGAACCGGATAAAGTGCCTCAAGATTATTATCCGAGTCTAGACGAGTTGCAGCATTCGGAGAGGAAAGCTAGGCAGCAACAGGCCCAATCGAACCATGCAGCAGCGAGTCTGGGTCTGGCTTTCGAGAAGCCACTTTCGCCGACTCTGACGAAGATGAAAAATTCGTCAGATCGAAAGAAAGCCGAAGCTCAGGAAGAGGCCATCAATAAGAACATCCAAGTGTTTAAATATGTGCAAGATATCGAGAAGATGCACGAAAGCCTAACGCAAGCAACAGAACACAAGGAACAGAAACATGCGAGTTGTAGCAATTACAGCCCGAATTCAAACGAGACTACCGCGATAAACGCCGTAACGCCAAGATACAATAATAGTACAACGATGAATTATAATCCAGTCGATACCGATAACAATCCTAATTGCACCGTCAACAATAAAGATTCTGTTACGTTTCCACGAGTCAACAATCCTCGCCCTCGTAGGAATTACGTACACAGTAATCAAAATGTACAAACTCAGGGAATGTACGAAGAGCAACACGTTAAAAAGCCTGCGTCTTCTTATCACGAGGAGGCAGTCAAGAAATCGCATAATACCGACGTCCCGCAGTCCGAGAGCAAGACTAATCCAACGTGCGCGTCGCACGACGGCGCGGACGCGCAGAAGTTGAAAACTGCGAAACCTACGCAGGACTCGCAGAGCGTTGAATCTGAATCTGGAAGTAACAAGACGACTAGCAGCGATCCAAGGACAGCGAGGATCGCGAAGGAGTATCAGAACACCACGATGAAGCACGATGCGAAAGTGGGAGTCTGTCAACCGCAAAACTCGAAACAAGATAATCAGCAGCGCGACGACGTGGAAAGCAAGAAGACGAAGTCGCCGAACGCGCAGTCCGATAAGGACCAGTCGCAAAGACCGTCCGCGGAGACGCAGCAGACGAAGAGTTCGACTCCTAGACCCGCGGTGATCCTGTTGGACGAAACTTCCTCGGACATCGCGAAGAACAACAATCTGCCGACGGAACTCACGTTCGGCTTCGAGATAAACGAGTTGCTGCTCTCGGAGGATAACGGCAACGAGGAGGCGACTCCGACGATCACGGCGAATCCGGCTTTTTCCCCGGCCATACCGCCGCTCGTCAATAAACCGCCGCCCAACAATTTCGAGAGGAATCCGCCGTTGTTCGCCGAGAAACCCGTGAGATACGACAAGTTCTCGTCCAATTATCACATGCAGCAGCCGAACGCTCATCCCGTGACGCCTGTGCATCCGGTCATGGTGCAACCGTTGCCGTACATGAGCTATCCCACCAGATTCGCGCCACCCACGTATCTGCCACCGCCGCCTCCACCGCCACCCGGAATCATGGAGAAGTTTCACCCGCCTAAGGAAGATTTCTCTATGCTCTACGTAGCGCCCGAGGAAGAACTGAATGTGCAGACGTACAACCACGATAAGATCGTGTCGTTCGTTGGCTTAG CATGGGACGCTGTCATGAGAGAAATGCCAGTGACAACCGGCCGTATACAGTTTTACAGCGGACAGTGA